The sequence CCCCTTCGGCTGGCGGAGCCTGCAGAAGCTCTCGGCCATCGTGCGCCGCGAGATGGCCGCCGCCGGGGCGGTGGAGCTCTCGATGCCCTCGATCCAGCCGGCGGAGCTCTGGACGGAATCGGGGCGCTGGCAGAAGTACGGCAAGGAGCTTCTGCGCATCCGCGACCGCCACGACCGCGAGTTCTGCTTCGGACCGACGCACGAGGAGGTCATCACCGACCTGGTGCGGCGCGACGTCAAGAGCTACCGCCAGCTGCCGTTCAACCTGTTCCAGATTCAGACCAAGTTCCGCGACGAGATCCGGCCGCGCTTCGGCCTGATGCGCGGCCGCGAGTTCCTGATGAAGGACGCCTACTCCTTCCACGCCACGCCCGAGAGCCTCGACGAGGCCTACGAAGCGATGCGCGCCGCGTACCGACGGATTTTCGAGGCCTGCAAGCTCGATTACACCGTCGTCGACGCCGACACCGGCACGATCGGCGGCTCCTCCTCGCACGAGTTCATGGTCACCGCGGCGACCGGAGAGAGCGCGGTCGCGCACTGCGACGCCTGTGGCTACGGCGCCAACACCGAGAAGGCAGCGCGGGGGCCGTGGGGGAACATCTCCGAAGCCGCCGCGGCGGAGCTGACGCGCCGCGACACGCCGGGCATGAAGACGGTCGCGGAGGTGGCGCAGTTCCTCGCCGTTCCCGAGACCCAGTTCGTGAAGACGCTGATCTACGAGACCGACAAGGGCTTCGTGGCGGTGGCGATCCGCGGCGACCGCGAGGTCAACGAGGTGAAGCTCCTGAACGCCTTGAACGTCGAGCACCTGCAGCTCGCGACCGAAGAGAAGGTCCTGGCCGCGACCGGCACGCCGGTGGGTTCACTGGGTCCGGTCGGCCTGCCCGCGGCGCTCCGCCTGCTCGTCGACCTCTCGGCTGCCGGACTGCGGAACTTCACCTGCGGCGCCAACCAGACCGACGTCCACCTCCTGAACGCCAACTGGGGCCGGGATGCCAGGCCGGGCGACGTCGTCGATCTCGTCACGGTGGTCGACGGCGATCCGTGCCCGCAGTGCGGCGCGGCGCTCGCGATCTCGCGCGGCATCGAGGTGGGGCACATCTTCAAGCTCGGCGACAAGTACTCGGTGGCCATGAAGTGCGAGTTCACCGACGAGGCGGGCGCCCAGAAGCCGATGATCATGGGCTGCTACGGCCTCGGCATCGGCCGCACGGTGGCCGCCGCGATCGAGCAGAACCACGACGCCGACGGCATCATCTGGCCGATGCCTCTGGCGCCCTTCGAGGTGCTGGTGATCGCCCTCAACCCCAACGAGGCCGAGTCGGCTCGCGCCGCCGAGGAGATGGCGAACGAGCTCGCGGCCCGCGGCCTCGACGTTCTCTACGACGATCGCGACGAACGGCCGGGGGTGAAGTTCAAGGACGCCGAGCTCATCGGAATTCCGCTCCGCGTCGTGGTCGGCGGCAAGTCGCTCGCCGCCGGGCAGATCGAGTTCGCCCTGCGCCGCGACCGCCAGAAGCTCCTGGTGCCCGTGGCCGACGCCGTCGCCAAGGCCCTCGAGCTCGTCGCCGCCGAACGCGGCTGAGGGCGCCAGCAGCGGCCTCCAAGAAAAGGGGACACAGAAAACAGGGACAGGCACCATTTAATTTAATGGTGCCTGTCCCTGTTTTCTCGGTAGGCGGGCGGTGGCGTGGACGCGGGATTCCCGGCGCGCAGTGGCGGGGGGCCCCGCCGACAAGAGAAGAAATCCGATCGACCGGGGTCCCGACCGAGCACCGGGGATCCCGC is a genomic window of Thermoanaerobaculia bacterium containing:
- a CDS encoding proline--tRNA ligase — protein: MTPKTETSRPTTPPTRWSQTYLFTTREVPNDAEVISHQLMVRAGMIRKLAAGIYTYLPFGWRSLQKLSAIVRREMAAAGAVELSMPSIQPAELWTESGRWQKYGKELLRIRDRHDREFCFGPTHEEVITDLVRRDVKSYRQLPFNLFQIQTKFRDEIRPRFGLMRGREFLMKDAYSFHATPESLDEAYEAMRAAYRRIFEACKLDYTVVDADTGTIGGSSSHEFMVTAATGESAVAHCDACGYGANTEKAARGPWGNISEAAAAELTRRDTPGMKTVAEVAQFLAVPETQFVKTLIYETDKGFVAVAIRGDREVNEVKLLNALNVEHLQLATEEKVLAATGTPVGSLGPVGLPAALRLLVDLSAAGLRNFTCGANQTDVHLLNANWGRDARPGDVVDLVTVVDGDPCPQCGAALAISRGIEVGHIFKLGDKYSVAMKCEFTDEAGAQKPMIMGCYGLGIGRTVAAAIEQNHDADGIIWPMPLAPFEVLVIALNPNEAESARAAEEMANELAARGLDVLYDDRDERPGVKFKDAELIGIPLRVVVGGKSLAAGQIEFALRRDRQKLLVPVADAVAKALELVAAERG